A window of the Lactuca sativa cultivar Salinas chromosome 5, Lsat_Salinas_v11, whole genome shotgun sequence genome harbors these coding sequences:
- the LOC111889994 gene encoding uncharacterized protein LOC111889994 yields the protein MASFTMLKLVKSMFLAFNCKKKMKDEIESFSSHTLPEIVFQSRAFFKFFIKLKTLKNSGHTPRSTSLKFWKEWMGDTYYERDDIHPMETNEVDENNSFNESNYFFDDTSPFEMDIHPMDTNETDENESLNESRYFFDDTSPFKTNKVFNFRQELMDWVQNMANTLGYVIVIKNSKRNFNVVFQCDRGEGHPYPRRLTEYECRIVEDLLKKNVKPKDILSALKNLNPKNVSTLKTIYNADEKLRRREREGKTQMQGVMEFLDQNGYVYYSRANVLTNKLEDLCFAHPRSLEIWRAFPHVLLMDATYKTNKYGMPLLEIVGVTPTNMTFSIAFVYMHEEKQSNYVWALDCLKSVMEGCMLPRVIVIDREMALMNAYTIIFPNAKGLLCRWHINNNIMKKCKSCWDVLYTSWTRLVNSETKEAYNKNLAQVEKTTNNYPDAFSYLNKTWLTPHKEKFVSAWTDKFLNFGNHTTNRAESQHAKLKRYVETSQSDIAKSLKRIADVVESQYTEYERSKEFGFVYENCGCQVRTSYGLPCAHEQAIFVKKGHCVPLHSVDKFWKKLDLLECKLLEDDNLGCAVEVNMFNAHYEKQSRHVKLSLARKLLNLITPSTTSVSEPATHKNTRGRPSLKKKLFKKTHIDLNHDPPTQHPPPQDQPTQAPPTQYPSRRSISTYTPDYMQSNLFDLNQESDRHSTYSFREPPMFNSTFNQEQSMHSSYFNQEQVMYNSDPLMNEIPYEFHPYVTNIQNVRGDGMSC from the exons ATGGCAAGTTTTACCATGCTGAAGTTGGTAAAGTCAATGTTTTTGGCTTTCAATTgcaaaaagaaaatgaaagacGAGATTGA GAGCTTTTCTTCACACACGTTACCTGAAATAGTTTTTCAATCAAGAGCTTTT ttcaaGTTTTTTATAAAGCTAAAAACTCTGAAGAACTCTGGACATACCCCGAGATCAACATCACTTAAATT TTGGAAAGAATGGATGGGTGACACATATTATGAG AGAGATGATATTCATCCAATGGAGACAAATGAAGTAGATGAAAATAATAGCTTCAATGAAAGTAACTATTTTTTCGACGACACATCACCATTCGAAATGGATATTCATCCAATGGACACAAATGAAACAGATGAAAATGAAAGTTTGAACGAAAGTCGTTATTTCTTCGATGACACATCACCCTTCAAAACAAATAAG GTGTTCAATTTTCGTCAAGAATTGATGGATTGGGTGCAAAATATGGCAAATACTTTAGGTTATGTCATCGTCATAAAAAATTCTAAACGTAACTTTAATGTTGTATTTCAATGTGACCGTGGAG AAGGTCATCCTTATCCACGACGACTAACTGAATATGAATGTCGAATAGTGGAAGATTTGTTGAAAAAAAATGTCAAACCAAAAGATATATTATCTGCACTAAAAAACCTAAATCCGAAAAATGTATCTACTCTCAAAACTATCTACAATGCAGACGAAAAACTTCGACGTAGGGAGAGAGAAGGTAAAACTCAAATGCAAGGTGTTATGGAATTTCTAGATCAAAATGGATATGTTTATTATAGTCGTGCAAATGTTTTGACAAATAAGTTAGAAGATTTATGCTTTGCTCATCCAAGATCATTAGAAATATGGCGTGCATTTCCACATGTCTTGTTAATGGATGCAACATATAAGACAAACAAGTACGGGAtgcctctattggagattgttggtGTAACTCCAACAAATATGACATTTTCCATTGCATTTGTGTACATGCATGAAGAAAAACAGTCCAACTATGTTTGGGCTTTAGACTGTCTAAAATCGGTAATGGAAGGATGTATGTTGCCGCGTGTTATTGTGATTGATAGAGAAATGGCTCTCATGAACGCATACACTATTATATTTCCAAATGCTAAAGGATTACTttgcagatggcatataaataACAATATCATGAAGAAATGCAAATCATGTTGGGATGTTCTTTATACGTCATGGACGAGGTTGGTTAACTCTGAAACAAAGGAAGCATACAACAAGAACTTGGCACAAGTTGAAAAAACTACGAACAATTATCCAG ATGCATTTTCTTATCTAAACAAAACATGGTTGACACCACACAAAGAAAAGTTTGTGTCTGCATGGACCGATAAGTTTCTTAACTTTGGCAATCACACAACTAATAGAGCTGAAAGTCAACATGCCAAGTTAAAAAGATATGTCGAAACATCACAATCAGATATTGCCAAATCATTGAAGCGTATTGCTGATGTTGTTGAGTCACAATACACAG AATATGAGCGGTCCAAAGAATTTGGATTTGTTTATGAAAATTGTGGATGTCAAGTACGTACAAGTTATGGGCTGCCATGTGCGCATGAACAAGCTATATTTGTTAAAAAAGGTCATTGTGTACCGCTTCATTCAGTAGATAAGTTTTGGAAGAAACTTGATTTATTAGAATGCAAATTGTTAGAAGATGATAATTTGGGTTGTGCAGTTGAGGTAAATATGTTTAATGCTCATTACGAAAAACAATCAAGACATGTTAAGTTAAGTTTAGCAAGGAAGTTACTAAACTTAATCACGCCGTCAACAACTTCAGTTTCTGAACCTGCTACTCACAAAAATACTCGTGGGCGCCCCTCCTTAAAGAAGAAACTTTTCAAGAAAACCCATATCGATTTAAACCACGACCCACCAACTCAACATCCACCACCTCAAGATCAACCGACTCAAGCGCCACCAACTCAATATCCGTCTCGACGTAGCATTTCTACTTATACGCCTGATTATATGCAGTCTAATTTGTTTGATCTAAACCAGGAGTCGGATAGGCACAGTACGTACTCATTCCGAGAACCTCCAATGTTCAACTCAACTTTTAATCAGGAACAATCGATGCATAGCTCGTACTTCAACCAAGAACAAGTAATGTATAATTCAGATCCACTTATGAATGAAATTCCGTATGAATTTCATCCATATGTCACAAACATACAAAACGTGAGGGGAGATGGAATGAGTTGTTAG
- the LOC111889993 gene encoding mediator of RNA polymerase II transcription subunit 15a isoform X2, with translation MDTSNWRHIDDGSGDVGDSSMESSDWRAQLQADLRERMVNRILDAMKMHLQVSGDEGLQELRKVAVSFEEKIYATATSQSDYMRKTCFKILTIETRSQNPMPDANSVNNSDPASLDSTNGEDWQEEVYEKIKIMKDLYLQDLNDMHQKLVRKLQQHDSLPQQSNNEQLEKLKAFKNMLERFMAFLQIQKHNILVNYKDKLSTYEKQIIHIITSNLRKPAATQQPPPQPLPPPPHMHSVQQNISMNGSLQQNSVNGTAAQQVNINPLVSHNGIAQTGNENDGDWQEEVYQKIKAMKDLYLPDLNDMHHKILSKLLQHDSLPQQPKNEQLERLRIFKNMLERFMAFLQIQKHNILVSYKDKLSIYEKQIVHIITSNHRKPAPTQQQQPQPPHMQSQSQSQQTHENPMTSQMQTVNLQQTSLSGGSTSNSQQTGMSSILDSVSGSGAQQVNINPMVSDGAIGTLQQQFLQKQQQQFRQPEGNQVNQTTQLHDGGGDMKLRQEQMMPGGSLFSTQLIPGGGSPQIEGQNMFKTMQSANSNIGHGQAVLTSQSLAIGTPGISAEFTSPDGNGSIAKSSAAEQPIERLLKVVKSISSNALTASVSDIGSVVSMIDRITGSAPGNRSKAAVGEDLVAMTKCHLQETSFATQDGTTSTSTSTSNPIRKKMKCFTTAMPFNVAVKRPRIETNHSLLDEIKEINRGLIDTVVDISAEDVDGTVVKCSFNAVALGSNLKSQYASAQMSPIQPLRLLVPANYPNCSPILLDKFPIEISNEYEDLSVKVKSRFSISLRSLSQPMSLKEIARTWDICARAVISEYAQQTGGGTFSSKYGTWENCLSVVN, from the exons ATGGATACAAGTAATTGGAGGCATATTGACGATGGAAGTGGCGATGTTGGTGACTCCTCTATGGAATCTAGTGATTGGAGGGCTCAACTGCAAGCAGATTTAAGGGAAAGGATGGTGAACAGGAT ATTGGATGCCATGAAGATGCACCTTCAGGTCTCTGGAGATGAGGGGCTACAGGAGCTTAGGAAAGTAGCTGTGAGTTTTGAAGAGAAGATTTATGCCACTGCAACAAGTCAG TCTGATTATATGCGGAAGACATGTTTCAAGATATTGACTATCGAAACCAGATCACAAAATCCCATGCCAGATGCTAATAGTGTAAACAACTCAGATCCAG CATCATTAGATTCCACAAATGGTGAAGACTGGCAAGAGGAAGTTTACGAAAAG ATAAAAATTATGAAGGATCTTTATCTACAAGATTTGAATGACATGCACCAGAAACTTGTTCGCAAATTGCAGCAG CATGATTCTCTTCCTCAGCAATCAAATAATGAGCAACTTGAGAAGCTGAAAGCATTCAAAAACATGTTGGAGCGTTTCATGGCATTCTTACAAATCCAAAAGCACAACATTTTAGTCAACTATAAAGACAAACTGAGTACTTACGAGAAGCAGATCATCCATATCATCACCTCAAACCTCCGGAAACCTGCCGCCACTCAGCAGCCACCACCACAACCACTTCCTCCACCACCACATATGCATTCTGTGCAACAAAATATCAGTATGAATGGTTCTCTACAGCAAAATTCAGTGAATGGGACTGCTGCCCAACAAGTAAACATAAATCCTTTGGTGTCACATAATGGGATAG CTCAGACGGGAAATGAAAATGATGGAGATTGGCAGGAGGAAGTGTATCAAAAG aTAAAAGCTATGAAGGATCTGTATCTACCAGATTTGAATGACATGCACCATAAAATTCTTAGCAAATTGCTACAG CACGATTCTCTTCCTCAGCAGCCAAAGAACGAGCAACTTGAGAGGCTGAGAATATTCAAAAACATGTTGGAACGTTTCATGGCATTCTTACAAATCCAAAAGCACAACATTTTAGTCAGCTATAAAGACAAACTTAGTATTTATGAGAAGCAAATCGTCCATATCATCACCTCAAATCACCGGAAACCTGCCCccacacaacaacaacaaccacaaccaccacaTATGCAATCACAATCACAATCACAACAAACACACGAAAACCCAATGACTTCCCAAATGCAAACAGTCAATCTACAGCAAACTTCTCTATCTGGGGGTTCAACTTCAAATTCTCAACAGACAGGGATGAGTTCAATACTTGACTCGGTGAGTGGGAGTGGGGCCCAACAAGTGAACATAAATCCAATGGTGTCTGATGGGGCAATAGGTACCCTACAG CAACAGTTCCTTCAGAAACAACAGCAGCAGTTCAGACAACCAGAAGGAAACCAAGTTAACCAGACGACTCAGCttcatgatggtggtggtgatatgAAACTCAGACAAGAACAAATGATGCCAGGTGGCAGTCTGTTTTCAACTCAGTTAATTCCAGGTGGTGGGTCCCCACAGATTGAGGGACAAAATATGTTTAAAACTATGCAATCTGCCAACTCCAACATTGGACATGGGCAGGCAGTGTTGACTAGTCAATCTCTTGCTATTGGGACACCTGGCATATCGGCTGAGTTTACTAGTCCAGATGGGAATGGTTCGATTGCTAAGTCTAGTGCTGCAGAACAGCCTATTGAGAGGTTACTCAAAGTG GTGAAATCAATTTCATCGAATGCATTGACTGCTTCTGTTAGTGACATTGGTTCGGTTGTGAGTATGATTGATAGGATTACAGGATCAGCACCAGGTAACAGATCAAAAGCTGCAGTTGGTGAGGATTTGGTTGCCATGACAAAATGTCATCTTCAAGAAACATCTTTTGCCACTCAAGATGGAACCACTTCCACTTCCACTTCCACTTCCAATCCCATCAGGAAGAAGATGAAATGCTTTACAACTGCAATGCCTTTCAATGTTGCAGTCAAAAGGCCACGGATTGAG ACAAACCACTCCCTTTTGGATGAAATAAAAGAGATAAACCGGGGACTCATAGACACTGTGGTGGATATTAGCGCGGAGGATGTTGACGGAACTGTGGTTAAATGCTCGTTCAATGCAGTAGCTCTCGGTTCCAACTTAAAGTCCCAATATGCTTCTGCCCAAATG TCACCTATTCAACCTCTACGATTGCTCGTTCCTGCAAATTATCCGAATTGTTCCCCGATACTCTTGGATAAGTTTCCCATCGAAATCAG CAATGAGTATGAGGATCTATCAGTGAAGGTGAAATCAAGGTTCAGTATATCTCTAAGAAGCCTGTCACAACCGATGTCACTTAAAGAAATTGCAAGGACTTGGGATATTTGTGCACGTGCTGTTATCTCTGAGTATGCTCAGCAAACTGGTGGTGGTACCTTCAGCTCTAAATATGGTACATGGGAGAACTGCTTAAGTGTGGTAAACTAA
- the LOC111889993 gene encoding mediator of RNA polymerase II transcription subunit 15a isoform X1, with product MDTSNWRHIDDGSGDVGDSSMESSDWRAQLQADLRERMVNRILDAMKMHLQVSGDEGLQELRKVAVSFEEKIYATATSQSDYMRKTCFKILTIETRSQNPMPDANSVNNSDPASLDSTNGEDWQEEVYEKIKIMKDLYLQDLNDMHQKLVRKLQQHDSLPQQSNNEQLEKLKAFKNMLERFMAFLQIQKHNILVNYKDKLSTYEKQIIHIITSNLRKPAATQQPPPQPLPPPPHMHSVQQNISMNGSLQQNSVNGTAAQQVNINPLVSHNGIAQTGNENDGDWQEEVYQKIKAMKDLYLPDLNDMHHKILSKLLQHDSLPQQPKNEQLERLRIFKNMLERFMAFLQIQKHNILVSYKDKLSIYEKQIVHIITSNHRKPAPTQQQQPQPPHMQSQSQSQQTHENPMTSQMQTVNLQQTSLSGGSTSNSQQTGMSSILDSVSGSGAQQVNINPMVSDGAIGTLQVNTIMLHIKQQQQQQLLRSQQLKQFQNRQMQQQFLQKQQQQFRQPEGNQVNQTTQLHDGGGDMKLRQEQMMPGGSLFSTQLIPGGGSPQIEGQNMFKTMQSANSNIGHGQAVLTSQSLAIGTPGISAEFTSPDGNGSIAKSSAAEQPIERLLKVVKSISSNALTASVSDIGSVVSMIDRITGSAPGNRSKAAVGEDLVAMTKCHLQETSFATQDGTTSTSTSTSNPIRKKMKCFTTAMPFNVAVKRPRIETNHSLLDEIKEINRGLIDTVVDISAEDVDGTVVKCSFNAVALGSNLKSQYASAQMSPIQPLRLLVPANYPNCSPILLDKFPIEISNEYEDLSVKVKSRFSISLRSLSQPMSLKEIARTWDICARAVISEYAQQTGGGTFSSKYGTWENCLSVVN from the exons ATGGATACAAGTAATTGGAGGCATATTGACGATGGAAGTGGCGATGTTGGTGACTCCTCTATGGAATCTAGTGATTGGAGGGCTCAACTGCAAGCAGATTTAAGGGAAAGGATGGTGAACAGGAT ATTGGATGCCATGAAGATGCACCTTCAGGTCTCTGGAGATGAGGGGCTACAGGAGCTTAGGAAAGTAGCTGTGAGTTTTGAAGAGAAGATTTATGCCACTGCAACAAGTCAG TCTGATTATATGCGGAAGACATGTTTCAAGATATTGACTATCGAAACCAGATCACAAAATCCCATGCCAGATGCTAATAGTGTAAACAACTCAGATCCAG CATCATTAGATTCCACAAATGGTGAAGACTGGCAAGAGGAAGTTTACGAAAAG ATAAAAATTATGAAGGATCTTTATCTACAAGATTTGAATGACATGCACCAGAAACTTGTTCGCAAATTGCAGCAG CATGATTCTCTTCCTCAGCAATCAAATAATGAGCAACTTGAGAAGCTGAAAGCATTCAAAAACATGTTGGAGCGTTTCATGGCATTCTTACAAATCCAAAAGCACAACATTTTAGTCAACTATAAAGACAAACTGAGTACTTACGAGAAGCAGATCATCCATATCATCACCTCAAACCTCCGGAAACCTGCCGCCACTCAGCAGCCACCACCACAACCACTTCCTCCACCACCACATATGCATTCTGTGCAACAAAATATCAGTATGAATGGTTCTCTACAGCAAAATTCAGTGAATGGGACTGCTGCCCAACAAGTAAACATAAATCCTTTGGTGTCACATAATGGGATAG CTCAGACGGGAAATGAAAATGATGGAGATTGGCAGGAGGAAGTGTATCAAAAG aTAAAAGCTATGAAGGATCTGTATCTACCAGATTTGAATGACATGCACCATAAAATTCTTAGCAAATTGCTACAG CACGATTCTCTTCCTCAGCAGCCAAAGAACGAGCAACTTGAGAGGCTGAGAATATTCAAAAACATGTTGGAACGTTTCATGGCATTCTTACAAATCCAAAAGCACAACATTTTAGTCAGCTATAAAGACAAACTTAGTATTTATGAGAAGCAAATCGTCCATATCATCACCTCAAATCACCGGAAACCTGCCCccacacaacaacaacaaccacaaccaccacaTATGCAATCACAATCACAATCACAACAAACACACGAAAACCCAATGACTTCCCAAATGCAAACAGTCAATCTACAGCAAACTTCTCTATCTGGGGGTTCAACTTCAAATTCTCAACAGACAGGGATGAGTTCAATACTTGACTCGGTGAGTGGGAGTGGGGCCCAACAAGTGAACATAAATCCAATGGTGTCTGATGGGGCAATAGGTACCCTACAGGTGAACACAATCATGCTTCATattaaacaacaacaacaacaacagcttCTTCGAAGCCAACAACTGAAACAATTTCAAAATCGCCAAATGCAGCAACAGTTCCTTCAGAAACAACAGCAGCAGTTCAGACAACCAGAAGGAAACCAAGTTAACCAGACGACTCAGCttcatgatggtggtggtgatatgAAACTCAGACAAGAACAAATGATGCCAGGTGGCAGTCTGTTTTCAACTCAGTTAATTCCAGGTGGTGGGTCCCCACAGATTGAGGGACAAAATATGTTTAAAACTATGCAATCTGCCAACTCCAACATTGGACATGGGCAGGCAGTGTTGACTAGTCAATCTCTTGCTATTGGGACACCTGGCATATCGGCTGAGTTTACTAGTCCAGATGGGAATGGTTCGATTGCTAAGTCTAGTGCTGCAGAACAGCCTATTGAGAGGTTACTCAAAGTG GTGAAATCAATTTCATCGAATGCATTGACTGCTTCTGTTAGTGACATTGGTTCGGTTGTGAGTATGATTGATAGGATTACAGGATCAGCACCAGGTAACAGATCAAAAGCTGCAGTTGGTGAGGATTTGGTTGCCATGACAAAATGTCATCTTCAAGAAACATCTTTTGCCACTCAAGATGGAACCACTTCCACTTCCACTTCCACTTCCAATCCCATCAGGAAGAAGATGAAATGCTTTACAACTGCAATGCCTTTCAATGTTGCAGTCAAAAGGCCACGGATTGAG ACAAACCACTCCCTTTTGGATGAAATAAAAGAGATAAACCGGGGACTCATAGACACTGTGGTGGATATTAGCGCGGAGGATGTTGACGGAACTGTGGTTAAATGCTCGTTCAATGCAGTAGCTCTCGGTTCCAACTTAAAGTCCCAATATGCTTCTGCCCAAATG TCACCTATTCAACCTCTACGATTGCTCGTTCCTGCAAATTATCCGAATTGTTCCCCGATACTCTTGGATAAGTTTCCCATCGAAATCAG CAATGAGTATGAGGATCTATCAGTGAAGGTGAAATCAAGGTTCAGTATATCTCTAAGAAGCCTGTCACAACCGATGTCACTTAAAGAAATTGCAAGGACTTGGGATATTTGTGCACGTGCTGTTATCTCTGAGTATGCTCAGCAAACTGGTGGTGGTACCTTCAGCTCTAAATATGGTACATGGGAGAACTGCTTAAGTGTGGTAAACTAA